A region from the Halomarina litorea genome encodes:
- a CDS encoding aromatic ring-hydroxylating oxygenase subunit alpha, with protein MTRWNDGVDEVSTVSPDITEETNALPNRYFTDPEVHEMEKEKVFGEYWVYAGHANCIPEEGDFFTRTVGDRQIIVLRDHDGEVTAFYNVCAHRGSKMVDDTPMSDPGHMSRIRCPYHLWTYDLDGDLASTPKSFEEPGLNPDLEGGDVRPPDPERNGLLTVPTATIGPLVFVNFSDDPMPFEEQAGKMKEELEALPLGEYEHAQRIVSEVECNWKTFGGNYSECDHCQANHQDWIKGISLDESELEVQDYHWVLHYTHDEDVDDEMRIHEEHEAQFYYLWPNFTVNMYGTADGYGTYIIDPIDEGRFQLVADYYFRDADLTGEEREFIRTSRQLQEEDFELVERQYEGQKMGALAQAQLGPNEHTVHKLHRLAQEAYNA; from the coding sequence ATGACTCGCTGGAACGACGGGGTCGACGAAGTGAGCACCGTCAGCCCCGACATCACGGAGGAGACGAACGCCCTGCCCAACCGGTACTTCACCGACCCGGAGGTCCACGAGATGGAGAAGGAGAAGGTCTTCGGGGAGTACTGGGTGTACGCGGGCCACGCCAACTGCATCCCCGAGGAGGGTGACTTCTTCACCCGGACCGTCGGTGACCGACAGATAATCGTCCTCCGGGACCACGACGGCGAGGTGACTGCGTTCTACAACGTCTGTGCCCACCGCGGGTCGAAGATGGTCGACGACACGCCGATGAGCGACCCCGGCCACATGAGTCGCATCCGTTGTCCGTACCACCTCTGGACGTACGACCTCGACGGTGACCTCGCGAGCACGCCCAAGAGCTTCGAGGAACCAGGCCTGAACCCGGACCTCGAGGGCGGGGACGTGCGCCCGCCGGACCCGGAACGCAACGGTCTGCTCACCGTCCCCACGGCCACCATCGGCCCGCTGGTGTTCGTGAACTTCTCGGACGACCCGATGCCCTTCGAGGAGCAGGCCGGGAAGATGAAGGAGGAACTGGAGGCGCTCCCGCTCGGCGAGTACGAACACGCCCAGCGCATCGTCTCGGAGGTGGAGTGCAACTGGAAGACCTTCGGCGGGAACTACTCGGAGTGCGACCACTGCCAGGCCAACCACCAGGACTGGATCAAGGGCATCTCGCTCGACGAGTCCGAACTGGAGGTTCAGGACTACCACTGGGTGCTCCACTACACGCACGACGAGGACGTGGACGACGAGATGCGCATCCACGAGGAACACGAGGCGCAGTTCTACTACCTCTGGCCGAACTTCACGGTCAACATGTACGGCACCGCCGACGGCTACGGGACGTACATCATCGACCCGATCGACGAGGGGCGCTTCCAGCTCGTCGCGGACTACTACTTCCGGGACGCCGACCTGACCGGGGAGGAACGGGAGTTCATCCGCACGAGCCGCCAGCTCCAGGAGGAGGACTTCGAACTCGTCGAGCGCCAGTACGAGGGCCAGAAGATGGGTGCGCTCGCGCAGGCGCAACTCGGGCCGAACGAGCACACGGTCCACAAGCTCCATCGGCTGGCACAGGAGGCGTACAACGCCTGA
- a CDS encoding GcvT family protein: MTAERTLPSEAGTVIVGAGCVGCSAAYHLAERGREDIVVVDQGPLFETGGSTSHAPGLVFQTAGNKLMSRMAQYTQDLYTELDSYRQCGGIEVAYTPERMDFLKRKREWGQSYGIEGGQLLSPEEVEAEIPQFDSEAIHGGYYVPTDGKADAVSASEAMAQHAMDRGAAEFYGHTTVEDIEREGGEVQAVVTDAGRIEADEVLVATNIWGPLFGEMVDFDVPLVPCAHQYLVSDELDELAGADRELEQPILRHQDYSLYFRQHGECYGIGSYNHEPLLVDPEDIEDPAEAEEMPSVREFTEEHFYENTHPDHDRSAYDAARELVPALGDCEFDYRINGMFSFTPDGMPVLGEAEDTEGLWWALAIWVTQSGGAGNVVAEWMTEGTPRLDGDPVDVTGAHVSRFQSHAGAREYARARGGQQYREVYQLIHPREQPGDHRGLRRSPFYHHQENLDAEFFDSGGWEVPQWYECNEELADEYDVPDREGWRGEGWSKAQGVEHLAVRDGVAMVDMTTFTGIEVAGEGACEFLQGLLTNDVDVSPGKMRYAAMLNEDGGVLADLTVSRLGDERFLLFTGGGSSATLHSRWVREHAPDDGSVSITVHDSGLSGVGVFGPDSRDVLQPLVETGLSNDAFPFYSVRETYLNGIPVTMLRLSYAGELGWEVYTPMEYGAQLWEEIEEAGADHDIVPMGWKALDSASMEKGYRLWGTDLTPEYTPFEAGIGFAVDMDTDFVGKAALERQREAGIDRQLVPITLDESGEVVDTGAPVVVDEVVGYAARADYGYTVDAGIVYAYLPTEYAEAGCSVTIRYEGEEYPATVRDEPLFDADMEKMLR; this comes from the coding sequence ATGACAGCAGAGCGCACGCTTCCGTCGGAAGCGGGCACCGTCATCGTGGGCGCGGGGTGCGTCGGCTGTAGCGCCGCCTACCACCTGGCAGAGCGCGGCCGCGAGGACATCGTCGTCGTCGACCAGGGACCGCTGTTCGAGACGGGCGGGTCAACCTCCCACGCCCCGGGTCTCGTCTTCCAGACCGCCGGGAACAAGCTGATGAGCCGGATGGCCCAGTACACGCAGGATCTGTACACGGAACTCGACAGCTACCGGCAGTGTGGCGGCATCGAGGTGGCCTACACCCCCGAACGGATGGACTTCCTGAAGCGAAAGCGCGAGTGGGGGCAATCGTACGGCATCGAGGGCGGCCAACTCCTCTCGCCCGAGGAGGTCGAAGCCGAGATACCCCAGTTCGACAGCGAGGCCATCCACGGCGGCTACTACGTCCCCACGGACGGGAAGGCCGACGCCGTGAGCGCCAGCGAGGCGATGGCCCAGCACGCGATGGACCGCGGCGCGGCCGAGTTCTACGGCCACACCACCGTCGAGGACATCGAACGCGAGGGCGGCGAAGTGCAGGCCGTCGTCACCGACGCCGGCCGTATCGAGGCCGACGAGGTGCTCGTCGCCACGAACATCTGGGGGCCGCTGTTCGGCGAGATGGTCGACTTCGACGTTCCGCTGGTGCCCTGCGCCCACCAGTACCTCGTCTCCGACGAACTGGACGAACTGGCGGGCGCGGACCGCGAACTCGAACAGCCCATCCTCCGCCACCAGGACTACTCCCTCTACTTCCGGCAGCACGGCGAGTGCTACGGCATCGGGTCGTACAACCACGAACCGCTGCTCGTCGACCCGGAGGACATCGAGGACCCGGCAGAGGCCGAAGAGATGCCCTCGGTCCGAGAGTTCACCGAGGAGCACTTCTACGAGAACACCCACCCCGACCACGACCGGTCGGCCTACGACGCCGCGCGGGAACTCGTTCCCGCGCTCGGCGACTGCGAGTTCGACTACCGCATCAACGGGATGTTCTCCTTCACCCCCGACGGGATGCCGGTTCTGGGGGAGGCCGAGGACACGGAGGGCCTCTGGTGGGCGCTCGCCATCTGGGTCACTCAGTCGGGTGGCGCGGGGAACGTCGTCGCCGAGTGGATGACGGAGGGCACGCCGCGACTCGACGGCGACCCCGTCGACGTGACCGGCGCACACGTGAGCCGGTTCCAGTCTCACGCGGGCGCACGCGAGTACGCCCGGGCGCGGGGCGGCCAGCAGTACCGCGAAGTCTACCAACTGATTCACCCGCGCGAGCAACCGGGGGACCACCGCGGCCTGCGGCGCAGTCCCTTCTATCACCATCAGGAGAATCTCGACGCCGAGTTCTTCGACTCCGGCGGGTGGGAGGTGCCCCAGTGGTACGAGTGCAACGAGGAACTGGCCGACGAGTACGACGTGCCCGACCGGGAGGGCTGGCGGGGCGAGGGCTGGTCGAAGGCGCAGGGCGTCGAACACCTCGCCGTCCGCGACGGCGTCGCGATGGTTGACATGACCACCTTCACCGGCATCGAGGTGGCGGGCGAGGGGGCCTGCGAGTTCCTGCAGGGACTCCTCACGAACGACGTTGACGTCTCTCCCGGGAAGATGCGCTACGCCGCCATGCTGAACGAGGACGGCGGGGTGCTGGCGGACCTGACCGTCTCCCGACTGGGTGACGAACGTTTCCTCCTCTTTACGGGGGGTGGCTCCTCCGCGACCCTCCACTCGCGGTGGGTCCGGGAACACGCCCCCGACGACGGGTCCGTCTCGATTACCGTCCACGACTCGGGGCTGAGCGGCGTCGGCGTCTTCGGCCCCGACTCCCGCGATGTCCTCCAACCCCTCGTGGAGACGGGCCTCTCGAACGACGCCTTCCCGTTCTACTCGGTGCGGGAGACGTACCTGAACGGCATCCCCGTCACGATGCTGCGCCTCTCCTACGCCGGGGAACTGGGGTGGGAGGTGTACACCCCGATGGAGTACGGCGCGCAACTGTGGGAGGAAATCGAGGAGGCCGGGGCCGACCACGACATCGTCCCGATGGGGTGGAAGGCGCTCGACTCCGCGAGCATGGAGAAGGGCTACCGCCTGTGGGGGACGGACCTCACGCCCGAGTACACCCCCTTCGAGGCGGGTATCGGCTTCGCCGTCGACATGGACACCGACTTCGTGGGGAAGGCGGCCCTCGAACGCCAGCGGGAGGCGGGCATCGACCGGCAGTTGGTCCCCATCACCCTCGACGAGTCCGGCGAGGTGGTCGACACTGGCGCGCCGGTCGTCGTCGACGAGGTGGTGGGCTACGCCGCGCGGGCGGACTACGGCTACACCGTCGACGCCGGCATCGTCTACGCCTACCTGCCGACCGAGTACGCCGAGGCGGGGTGTTCGGTGACGATACGCTACGAGGGCGAGGAGTATCCCGCGACGGTCAGGGACGAACCGCTGTTCGACGCCGACATGGAGAAGATGCTCCGCTGA
- the ilvA gene encoding threonine ammonia-lyase, giving the protein MNTEPHATVAFEDIEAARERLDDESVVKHTPVERSTSLDGMTGGEVYLKMEHLQWTGSFKTRGAYNKIRQCVEDGGCESVVAASAGNHAQGVALAATTLGVESTIVMPKAAPQAKVDATRGYGATVELVGQDFREAMAHAQSLVEEGDAEFVHAYDDPDIVAGQGTLGVEMYEDCPDVETVVVPIGGGGLVSGIATAFAHLSPETRIVGVQADGAATVPDSLDKGGPQTLDSVNTIADGIATGGISQLTYGLIEEHVDEVVTVTDGDIARAVLLLMERAKQVVEGAGAASVAALLSDQLDVTGETVMPLLCGGNLDMTMLQTVLVHALTEREQILRLRVRIDDRPGKMEEVSGIIGSHNANIQTIRHDRSAPELDVGEAYLVFQIETSGAGHARNIIRSIRSQNYEVRHVNA; this is encoded by the coding sequence ATGAACACCGAACCCCACGCGACGGTGGCGTTCGAGGACATCGAGGCGGCCCGGGAACGCCTCGACGACGAGTCGGTGGTCAAACACACCCCTGTCGAACGCAGCACGTCGCTCGACGGGATGACTGGCGGCGAGGTGTACCTGAAGATGGAGCACCTCCAGTGGACGGGGTCGTTCAAGACCCGCGGCGCGTACAACAAGATCCGCCAGTGCGTCGAGGACGGCGGCTGCGAGTCCGTCGTCGCGGCCAGCGCCGGCAACCACGCGCAGGGCGTCGCCCTCGCCGCGACCACCCTCGGCGTGGAGTCGACCATCGTGATGCCGAAGGCCGCCCCGCAGGCGAAGGTGGACGCGACCCGCGGGTACGGCGCGACGGTCGAACTCGTCGGGCAGGACTTCCGCGAGGCGATGGCCCACGCCCAGTCGCTCGTCGAGGAGGGCGACGCCGAGTTCGTCCACGCCTACGACGACCCGGACATCGTCGCCGGGCAGGGCACCCTCGGCGTCGAGATGTACGAGGACTGCCCGGACGTCGAGACGGTGGTCGTCCCCATCGGCGGCGGCGGTCTCGTCTCCGGTATCGCCACGGCGTTCGCCCACCTCTCGCCGGAGACCAGAATCGTCGGCGTGCAGGCCGACGGCGCGGCGACGGTGCCCGACAGCCTCGACAAGGGCGGGCCGCAGACGCTCGACTCGGTGAACACCATCGCCGACGGCATCGCCACGGGCGGTATCTCGCAACTGACCTACGGCCTCATCGAGGAACACGTCGACGAGGTGGTCACCGTCACGGACGGCGACATCGCCCGCGCGGTGCTCCTCCTGATGGAGCGGGCGAAACAGGTCGTCGAGGGGGCGGGCGCGGCGTCCGTCGCGGCGCTCCTCTCCGACCAGCTAGACGTCACCGGCGAGACGGTCATGCCCCTGCTCTGTGGCGGCAACCTCGACATGACGATGCTCCAGACGGTGCTGGTCCACGCGCTGACCGAACGCGAGCAGATTCTCCGCCTCCGGGTGCGCATCGACGACCGACCCGGCAAGATGGAGGAGGTATCGGGCATCATCGGCAGTCACAACGCCAACATCCAGACCATCCGCCACGACCGCTCGGCCCCAGAACTCGACGTGGGCGAGGCGTACCTCGTCTTCCAGATCGAGACCAGCGGGGCGGGCCACGCGCGCAACATCATCCGGTCCATCCGCAGCCAGAACTACGAAGTCCGACACGTCAACGCCTGA